Proteins from a single region of Nomia melanderi isolate GNS246 chromosome 9, iyNomMela1, whole genome shotgun sequence:
- the LOC116432573 gene encoding uncharacterized protein LOC116432573 isoform X3, which produces MLQELRPSPSDQRNSVSVDYLRRVPDGQPIDADEVCGPTGGSSPKLRLKLNRLWGAKPPRAMEDSCSTSPVVSADVEERHRRRAFAHYDCQSLTANLGYAAKLRGILLARRRNTATGASAASSFRASTPDETPEEDAGDGKGNDLLESCPFFRNETGGEGEREVSLTRCTQGNGVHRPPLSYGIAVLEPAPGETLWKHACPLQKRLLPIESVDEGAHYYRRYFLGREHQNWFGMDEQLGPVAISVRKDAGQYRIIVRTSELLTLRGSVPEEALGIRPQGNRLPTRELLELVAPEVQLACLRLGAPAAEEALARLDEQGLSSRYKVGVLYCRSGQRTEEEMYNNQHAGPAFLEFLDAIGQRIRLRGFEGYKAGLDTRTDSTGTHAVAATHRGAEVTFHVSTMLPFTPNNRQQLLRKRHIGNDIVTIVFQEPGALPFSPRRIRSQFQHVFIVIRAVNPCSDNTQYSVAVSRSKEVPIFGPPVPPGATFVKGKAFADFVLAKVINAENAAHRSEKFATMATRTRQEYLKDLATNYSSTTVVDTGQKFSMLSFSSKKKAPVRPRLSCDASQRGAICWQVILEDSNQNTDCYLGISVDTIVLIEEYSRQIVFVAPCVSVLGWHAQTNSLRLYYHQGECITIHVRGDYGERDELMEIVARLRAVTQGAPAIELSLKRNSLGQLGFHVQPDGVVTQVESMGLSWQAGLRQGSRLVEICKVAVSTLSHDQMVDLLKTSAQVTVTVIPANNDGNPRRGCSLQNCQYLSTNYEGDYENVTSPDNTPGQQTAMSGHQRRYERSFSPPRSSNSSGYGTGSSSRSFNDPRFPMEGTMTSSSSGHSSTDDRWYELLEPQDQENGHRADGTPPPPLPARQNYQIATPKSVQKRAKESHYASGKQFENTKHHGHDGYSKDGNYASSRALQESLRHESYQKQLDHAHRGQDVHHVASSYVKLQKEKYEVKQENVYASQRELHKNEASHHRGPHQKLSASNSLPLAQNAAYSLPKSSSNNNLGRYGDYEQPSKYEYEYDSSPKYDAQEDRPPVKYEEIYERRSSKYDMDVAKYDMLECQHAAAERKHADGEQSCDSIRYDIPHEFKVGEKVTCLKTTITERPVPHKINVEYRQTKEFAASLPPEVRISEPSCPEPATLQSEDELSTGSGSVSPRLRRANKHRAGNLTPSSGSSRNQSPRPKPGVRNSHRNSANLTSSTLQEDLMKLINPDYIADDGQLNNNVNVLLHGSQGSNPKALNNNTLEFQNRCRSRENLCGNSTTALTVLPTNDQENGNGNGNGNANGNGNGNGSEVILTMARPATVISNASTASSPAPSENKLSKEERLSPRVTKPSHSMSKSPSNVTSPKDAKSHIDADVDCWKNHHVDSRSKQHPQEWADERLLDRCGANANSVTDLQSHLSTLELRVARETRRRLSLEDEVRRLRDENRRLQDESHAAAQQLRRVTEWFFQTIDHQ; this is translated from the exons ATGCTGCAGGAGCTGCGGCCGTCCCCGTCGGATCAACGGAACTCGGTCAGCGTCGATTATCTGCGACGCGTCCCGGACGGACAGCCGATCGACGCGGACGAGGTCTGCGGGCCGACCGGCGGCTCCAGTCCGAAGCTGCGGCTCAAGTTGAACAGATTGTGGGGCGCGAAACCGCCGCGGGCGATGGAGGACAGCTGCAGCACCAGCCCCGTCGTGTCGGCGGACGTCGAGGAGAGGCACAGGCGACGCGCGTTCGCGCACTACGACTGCCAGTCGCTCACCGCGAACCTCGGCTACGCGGCGAAGCTGAGGGGCATCCTCTTGGCTAGGCGCAGGAACACCGCGACCGGCGCGTCGGCGGCCAGCTCCTTCAGGGCGTCCACCCCCGACGAGACACCGGAAGAGGACGCCGGCGACGGGAAAG GTAACGATCTCTTGGAGTCGTGCCCGTTCTTCCGAAACGAGACTGGCGGCGAAGGGGAACGAGAAGTGAGTCTGACGCGTTGCACACAAGGCAACGGCGTTCACAGACCGCCTTTATCCTACGGCATCGCGGTCTTGGAGCCGGCGCCCGGCGAGACGCTATGGAAGCACGCTTGCCCGCTGCAGAAGAGGCTGCTACCCATCGAGAGCGTCGACGAAGGCGCACACTATTACAGACGATACTTCCTCG GTCGAGAGCACCAGAACTGGTTCGGCATGGACGAGCAGTTGGGTCCGGTGGCCATCAGCGTGCGGAAGGACGCGGGCCAGTACAGGATCATCGTCCGCACCTCGGAACTCCTAACGCTGCGCGGCTCGGTGCCAGAGGAGGCTCTGGGTATCAGGCCGCAGGGGAATCGGCTGCCGACGAGGGAGCTTCTGGAGCTGGTCGCGCCGGAAGTGCAGCTCGCCTGCCTCAGGCTGGGCGCGCCCGCCGCGGAGGAGGCCCTCGCCAGGCTGGACGAGCAAGGACTCTCGAGCAGGTACAAGGTCGGCGTGCTGTACTGCAGATCCGGCCAGAGGACCGAGGAGGAGATGTACAACAACCAGCACGCCGGCCCGGCGTTCCTCGAGTTCCTCGACGCTATCG GCCAGAGGATACGGCTGCGCGGGTTCGAGGGGTACAAGGCTGGTTTGGACACGAGGACCGACTCCACGGGCACCCACGCCGTCGCCGCGACGCACCGGGGGGCGGAAGTGACCTTCCACGTGTCCACCATGCTGCCTTTCACGCCGAACAACAGGCAGCAGCTGCTTAGGAAGAGGCACATCGGAAACGACATCGTCACGATAGTTTTCCAG GAGCCGGGCGCGTTGCCGTTCAGTCCGCGGAGGATACGCTCGCAGTTTCAGCACGTGTTCATCGTGATCCGAGCCGTGAATCCCTGTTCCGATAACACCCAGTACAGCGTGGCTGTGTCGAGGAGCAAGGAGGTGCCGATTTTCGGACCACCCGTGCCGCCCGGCGCCACTTTCGTCAAGGGGAAAGCATTCGCCGATTTCGTGCTGGCGAAAGTAATCAACGCCGAGAACGCGGCGCACAG ATCGGAGAAATTCGCCACGATGGCGACGAGAACGAGGCAGGAGTACCTGAAGGACCTCGCCACGAATTATTCTTCCACGACGGTGGTCGATACCGGGCAGAAGTTTT CCATGCTGTCGTTCAGCAGCAAGAAGAAGGCACCCGTAAGGCCCAGACTATCCTGCGACGCTTCGCAACGCGGCGCGATATGTTGGCAGGTGATACTGGAGGACAGCAACCAGAACACCGACTGCTACTTAGGAATCAGCGTGGACACGATCGTCCTGATCGAGGAATACTCCAGACAAATAGTGTTCGTCGCCCCGTGCGTCAGCGTGCTCGGCTGGCACGCGCAAACGAACAG CCTGAGACTCTACTACCACCAGGGAGAGTGTATCACGATTCATGTGCGCGGCGATTACGGGGAAAGGGACGAGCTAATGGAGATAGTGGCTCGGCTGCGCGCCGTGACTCAAGGCGCGCCCGCCATCGAGCTCTCCCTAAAGAGAAACAGCCTGGGCCAGTTGGGCTTCCACGTCCAGCCGGACGGAGTGGTGACGCAGGTCGAAAGCATGGGACTATCTTGGCAGGCGGGACTGAGGCAGGGCTCGAGGCTCGTCGAGATCTGCAAGGTAGCCGTTTCCACGTTGAGTCACGACCAGATGGTCGACTTGCTGAAGACCAGCGCGCAAGTGACGGTCACCGTGATACCGGCGAATAACGACGGCAATCCAAGGAG AGGGTGTTCGCTGCAAAACTGCCAGTACTTGTCGACCAACTACGAAGGAGATTACGAGAACGTCACCAGCCCCGACAACACGCCCGGCCAGCAGACAGCCATGTCCGGCCATCAGAGGCGATACGAGCGTTCGTTCAGCCCGCCGAGATCGAGCAACAGTTCCGGCTACGGGACCGGGTCCAGCTCCAGGTCGTTCAACGACCCGCGCTTCCCCATGGAAGGAACGATGacgagcagcagcagcggccACAGCAGCACCGACGATCGCTG GTACGAGCTGCTGGAGCCGCAGGACCAGGAGAACGGGCACCGCGCGGACGGtactccgccgccgccgctgcccgCCCGCCAGAATTACCAAATAGCGACGCCGAAGTCCGTTCAGAAACGAGCCAAAGAATCCCACTACGCGAGCGGCAAGCAGTTCGAGAACACGAAGCACCACGGTCACGACGGTTACTCGAAGGACGGCAACTACGCGTCGTCGAGGGCGCTGCAGGAGAGTCTGCGGCACGAGAGCTACCAGAAGCAGCTGGACCACGCGCACCGCGGCCAGGACGTGCACCACGTCGCCTCGAGTTACGTGAAGCTGCAGAAGGAGAAGTACGAGGTGAAGCAGGAGAACGTGTACGCCTCGCAGCGGGAGCTTCACAAGAACGAGGCGAGCCACCATCGCGGCCCTCACCAGAAGCTGAGCGCGTCGAACTCGCTGCCGCTGGCGCAGAACGCGGCGTACAGTCTGCCTAAGTCGAGCAGCAACAACAACCTCGGCAGGTACGGGGACTACGAGCAGCCGAGCAAGTACGAGTACGAGTACGACTCGAGTCCCAAGTACGACGCGCAGGAGGACAGGCCGCCGGTGAAATACGAGGAGATCTACGAGCGACGGAGCAGCAAGTACGACATGGACGTCGCCAAGTACGACATGCTCGAGTGCCAGCACGCCGCGGCGGAGCGGAAGCACGCGGACGGCGAGCAGAGCTGCGACTCGATCAGGTACGACATCCCGCACGAGTTCAAGGTGGGCGAGAAGGTGACCTGCCTGAAGACCACGATCACGGAGCGACCCGTGCCGCACAAGATCAACGTCGAGTACCGGCAGACCAAGGAGTTCGCCGCCAGCCTGCCGCCGGAGGTCCGCATCTCCGAGCCGAGCTGCCCGGAGCCGGCGACGCTGCAGAGCGAGGACGAGCTGTCCACCGGCTCCGGCAGCGTGTCGCCCAGGCTGCGGCGGGCGAACAAGCACCGAGCGGGGAACCTGACTCCCTCGAGCGGCAGCTCCAGAAACCAAAGTCCCAGGCCGAAGCCGGGCGTGCGGAACTCCCACCGGAACTCCGCGAACCTGACCTCCAGCACGCTGCAAGAGGACCTGATGAAGCTGATCAATCCCGACTACATAGCGGACGACGGTCAGCTGAACAACAACGTGAACGTGCTGCTCCACGGTAGCCAGGGCTCGAACCCCAAAGCGCTGAACAACAACACGCTCGAGTTCCAGAACAGGTGCAGGTCCCGGGAGAACCTGTGCGGCAACAGCACGACCGCGCTGACCGTTCTGCCGACGAACGATCAGGAGAACGGGAACGGAAACGGGAATGGGAACGCCAACGGGAATGGGAACGGGAACGGGTCGGAAGTGATCCTAACGATGGCCAGACCGGCCACGGTGATCTCGAACGCGAGCACCGCGTCCAGTCCCGCGCCGAGCGAGAACAAACTGTCGAAGGAAGAGAG ATTGTCGCCGCGCGTCACCAAACCGTCCCATTCGATGTCGAAATCGCCGAGCAACGTGACGTCGCCGAAAGACGCGAAGAGTCACATCGACGCGGACGTAGACTGTTGGAAAAACCACCACGTAGATTCTCGATCGAAGCAGCACCCCCAAGAATGGGCCGACGAGAGACTCCTCGACAGATGCGGTGCGAACGC AAACTCCGTGACGGACTTGCAGTCCCATCTGTCTACCCTCGAACTGAGAGTAGCCAGAGAGACGCGACGGAGACTCTCCCTGGAAGACGAAGTGCGTCGCTTGAGAGACGAGAACCGTCGTTTACAGGACGAGAGCCACGCAGCCGCGCAACAGCTCCGACGCGTCACCGAGTGGTTCTTTCAGACGATAGATCATCAGTGA
- the LOC116432573 gene encoding signal-induced proliferation-associated 1-like protein 2 isoform X1 — protein MIASLPIHSGGSGGPSSRVGRGLALHRSNSSLELPHSPDPASRVAETPLRREYGSHGSIDAVAQSVTVGENLFAMLQELRPSPSDQRNSVSVDYLRRVPDGQPIDADEVCGPTGGSSPKLRLKLNRLWGAKPPRAMEDSCSTSPVVSADVEERHRRRAFAHYDCQSLTANLGYAAKLRGILLARRRNTATGASAASSFRASTPDETPEEDAGDGKGNDLLESCPFFRNETGGEGEREVSLTRCTQGNGVHRPPLSYGIAVLEPAPGETLWKHACPLQKRLLPIESVDEGAHYYRRYFLGREHQNWFGMDEQLGPVAISVRKDAGQYRIIVRTSELLTLRGSVPEEALGIRPQGNRLPTRELLELVAPEVQLACLRLGAPAAEEALARLDEQGLSSRYKVGVLYCRSGQRTEEEMYNNQHAGPAFLEFLDAIGQRIRLRGFEGYKAGLDTRTDSTGTHAVAATHRGAEVTFHVSTMLPFTPNNRQQLLRKRHIGNDIVTIVFQEPGALPFSPRRIRSQFQHVFIVIRAVNPCSDNTQYSVAVSRSKEVPIFGPPVPPGATFVKGKAFADFVLAKVINAENAAHRSEKFATMATRTRQEYLKDLATNYSSTTVVDTGQKFSMLSFSSKKKAPVRPRLSCDASQRGAICWQVILEDSNQNTDCYLGISVDTIVLIEEYSRQIVFVAPCVSVLGWHAQTNSLRLYYHQGECITIHVRGDYGERDELMEIVARLRAVTQGAPAIELSLKRNSLGQLGFHVQPDGVVTQVESMGLSWQAGLRQGSRLVEICKVAVSTLSHDQMVDLLKTSAQVTVTVIPANNDGNPRRGCSLQNCQYLSTNYEGDYENVTSPDNTPGQQTAMSGHQRRYERSFSPPRSSNSSGYGTGSSSRSFNDPRFPMEGTMTSSSSGHSSTDDRWYELLEPQDQENGHRADGTPPPPLPARQNYQIATPKSVQKRAKESHYASGKQFENTKHHGHDGYSKDGNYASSRALQESLRHESYQKQLDHAHRGQDVHHVASSYVKLQKEKYEVKQENVYASQRELHKNEASHHRGPHQKLSASNSLPLAQNAAYSLPKSSSNNNLGRYGDYEQPSKYEYEYDSSPKYDAQEDRPPVKYEEIYERRSSKYDMDVAKYDMLECQHAAAERKHADGEQSCDSIRYDIPHEFKVGEKVTCLKTTITERPVPHKINVEYRQTKEFAASLPPEVRISEPSCPEPATLQSEDELSTGSGSVSPRLRRANKHRAGNLTPSSGSSRNQSPRPKPGVRNSHRNSANLTSSTLQEDLMKLINPDYIADDGQLNNNVNVLLHGSQGSNPKALNNNTLEFQNRCRSRENLCGNSTTALTVLPTNDQENGNGNGNGNANGNGNGNGSEVILTMARPATVISNASTASSPAPSENKLSKEERLSPRVTKPSHSMSKSPSNVTSPKDAKSHIDADVDCWKNHHVDSRSKQHPQEWADERLLDRCGANANSVTDLQSHLSTLELRVARETRRRLSLEDEVRRLRDENRRLQDESHAAAQQLRRVTEWFFQTIDHQ, from the exons ATGATCGCGAGCCTGCCGATACACAGTGGCGGCAGCGGAGGGCCGAGCAGCCGCGTGGGTCGTGGATTGGCGCTTCACAGGTCGAATTCCAGCTTGGAGCTGCCGCACAGCCCGGACCCCGCGTCGCGAGTGGCGGAAACGCCGTTGAGAAGGGAGTATGGGTCCCACG GAAGCATCGACGCGGTGGCCCAGTCCGTGACGGTCGGCGAGAACTTGTTCGCGATGCTGCAGGAGCTGCGGCCGTCCCCGTCGGATCAACGGAACTCGGTCAGCGTCGATTATCTGCGACGCGTCCCGGACGGACAGCCGATCGACGCGGACGAGGTCTGCGGGCCGACCGGCGGCTCCAGTCCGAAGCTGCGGCTCAAGTTGAACAGATTGTGGGGCGCGAAACCGCCGCGGGCGATGGAGGACAGCTGCAGCACCAGCCCCGTCGTGTCGGCGGACGTCGAGGAGAGGCACAGGCGACGCGCGTTCGCGCACTACGACTGCCAGTCGCTCACCGCGAACCTCGGCTACGCGGCGAAGCTGAGGGGCATCCTCTTGGCTAGGCGCAGGAACACCGCGACCGGCGCGTCGGCGGCCAGCTCCTTCAGGGCGTCCACCCCCGACGAGACACCGGAAGAGGACGCCGGCGACGGGAAAG GTAACGATCTCTTGGAGTCGTGCCCGTTCTTCCGAAACGAGACTGGCGGCGAAGGGGAACGAGAAGTGAGTCTGACGCGTTGCACACAAGGCAACGGCGTTCACAGACCGCCTTTATCCTACGGCATCGCGGTCTTGGAGCCGGCGCCCGGCGAGACGCTATGGAAGCACGCTTGCCCGCTGCAGAAGAGGCTGCTACCCATCGAGAGCGTCGACGAAGGCGCACACTATTACAGACGATACTTCCTCG GTCGAGAGCACCAGAACTGGTTCGGCATGGACGAGCAGTTGGGTCCGGTGGCCATCAGCGTGCGGAAGGACGCGGGCCAGTACAGGATCATCGTCCGCACCTCGGAACTCCTAACGCTGCGCGGCTCGGTGCCAGAGGAGGCTCTGGGTATCAGGCCGCAGGGGAATCGGCTGCCGACGAGGGAGCTTCTGGAGCTGGTCGCGCCGGAAGTGCAGCTCGCCTGCCTCAGGCTGGGCGCGCCCGCCGCGGAGGAGGCCCTCGCCAGGCTGGACGAGCAAGGACTCTCGAGCAGGTACAAGGTCGGCGTGCTGTACTGCAGATCCGGCCAGAGGACCGAGGAGGAGATGTACAACAACCAGCACGCCGGCCCGGCGTTCCTCGAGTTCCTCGACGCTATCG GCCAGAGGATACGGCTGCGCGGGTTCGAGGGGTACAAGGCTGGTTTGGACACGAGGACCGACTCCACGGGCACCCACGCCGTCGCCGCGACGCACCGGGGGGCGGAAGTGACCTTCCACGTGTCCACCATGCTGCCTTTCACGCCGAACAACAGGCAGCAGCTGCTTAGGAAGAGGCACATCGGAAACGACATCGTCACGATAGTTTTCCAG GAGCCGGGCGCGTTGCCGTTCAGTCCGCGGAGGATACGCTCGCAGTTTCAGCACGTGTTCATCGTGATCCGAGCCGTGAATCCCTGTTCCGATAACACCCAGTACAGCGTGGCTGTGTCGAGGAGCAAGGAGGTGCCGATTTTCGGACCACCCGTGCCGCCCGGCGCCACTTTCGTCAAGGGGAAAGCATTCGCCGATTTCGTGCTGGCGAAAGTAATCAACGCCGAGAACGCGGCGCACAG ATCGGAGAAATTCGCCACGATGGCGACGAGAACGAGGCAGGAGTACCTGAAGGACCTCGCCACGAATTATTCTTCCACGACGGTGGTCGATACCGGGCAGAAGTTTT CCATGCTGTCGTTCAGCAGCAAGAAGAAGGCACCCGTAAGGCCCAGACTATCCTGCGACGCTTCGCAACGCGGCGCGATATGTTGGCAGGTGATACTGGAGGACAGCAACCAGAACACCGACTGCTACTTAGGAATCAGCGTGGACACGATCGTCCTGATCGAGGAATACTCCAGACAAATAGTGTTCGTCGCCCCGTGCGTCAGCGTGCTCGGCTGGCACGCGCAAACGAACAG CCTGAGACTCTACTACCACCAGGGAGAGTGTATCACGATTCATGTGCGCGGCGATTACGGGGAAAGGGACGAGCTAATGGAGATAGTGGCTCGGCTGCGCGCCGTGACTCAAGGCGCGCCCGCCATCGAGCTCTCCCTAAAGAGAAACAGCCTGGGCCAGTTGGGCTTCCACGTCCAGCCGGACGGAGTGGTGACGCAGGTCGAAAGCATGGGACTATCTTGGCAGGCGGGACTGAGGCAGGGCTCGAGGCTCGTCGAGATCTGCAAGGTAGCCGTTTCCACGTTGAGTCACGACCAGATGGTCGACTTGCTGAAGACCAGCGCGCAAGTGACGGTCACCGTGATACCGGCGAATAACGACGGCAATCCAAGGAG AGGGTGTTCGCTGCAAAACTGCCAGTACTTGTCGACCAACTACGAAGGAGATTACGAGAACGTCACCAGCCCCGACAACACGCCCGGCCAGCAGACAGCCATGTCCGGCCATCAGAGGCGATACGAGCGTTCGTTCAGCCCGCCGAGATCGAGCAACAGTTCCGGCTACGGGACCGGGTCCAGCTCCAGGTCGTTCAACGACCCGCGCTTCCCCATGGAAGGAACGATGacgagcagcagcagcggccACAGCAGCACCGACGATCGCTG GTACGAGCTGCTGGAGCCGCAGGACCAGGAGAACGGGCACCGCGCGGACGGtactccgccgccgccgctgcccgCCCGCCAGAATTACCAAATAGCGACGCCGAAGTCCGTTCAGAAACGAGCCAAAGAATCCCACTACGCGAGCGGCAAGCAGTTCGAGAACACGAAGCACCACGGTCACGACGGTTACTCGAAGGACGGCAACTACGCGTCGTCGAGGGCGCTGCAGGAGAGTCTGCGGCACGAGAGCTACCAGAAGCAGCTGGACCACGCGCACCGCGGCCAGGACGTGCACCACGTCGCCTCGAGTTACGTGAAGCTGCAGAAGGAGAAGTACGAGGTGAAGCAGGAGAACGTGTACGCCTCGCAGCGGGAGCTTCACAAGAACGAGGCGAGCCACCATCGCGGCCCTCACCAGAAGCTGAGCGCGTCGAACTCGCTGCCGCTGGCGCAGAACGCGGCGTACAGTCTGCCTAAGTCGAGCAGCAACAACAACCTCGGCAGGTACGGGGACTACGAGCAGCCGAGCAAGTACGAGTACGAGTACGACTCGAGTCCCAAGTACGACGCGCAGGAGGACAGGCCGCCGGTGAAATACGAGGAGATCTACGAGCGACGGAGCAGCAAGTACGACATGGACGTCGCCAAGTACGACATGCTCGAGTGCCAGCACGCCGCGGCGGAGCGGAAGCACGCGGACGGCGAGCAGAGCTGCGACTCGATCAGGTACGACATCCCGCACGAGTTCAAGGTGGGCGAGAAGGTGACCTGCCTGAAGACCACGATCACGGAGCGACCCGTGCCGCACAAGATCAACGTCGAGTACCGGCAGACCAAGGAGTTCGCCGCCAGCCTGCCGCCGGAGGTCCGCATCTCCGAGCCGAGCTGCCCGGAGCCGGCGACGCTGCAGAGCGAGGACGAGCTGTCCACCGGCTCCGGCAGCGTGTCGCCCAGGCTGCGGCGGGCGAACAAGCACCGAGCGGGGAACCTGACTCCCTCGAGCGGCAGCTCCAGAAACCAAAGTCCCAGGCCGAAGCCGGGCGTGCGGAACTCCCACCGGAACTCCGCGAACCTGACCTCCAGCACGCTGCAAGAGGACCTGATGAAGCTGATCAATCCCGACTACATAGCGGACGACGGTCAGCTGAACAACAACGTGAACGTGCTGCTCCACGGTAGCCAGGGCTCGAACCCCAAAGCGCTGAACAACAACACGCTCGAGTTCCAGAACAGGTGCAGGTCCCGGGAGAACCTGTGCGGCAACAGCACGACCGCGCTGACCGTTCTGCCGACGAACGATCAGGAGAACGGGAACGGAAACGGGAATGGGAACGCCAACGGGAATGGGAACGGGAACGGGTCGGAAGTGATCCTAACGATGGCCAGACCGGCCACGGTGATCTCGAACGCGAGCACCGCGTCCAGTCCCGCGCCGAGCGAGAACAAACTGTCGAAGGAAGAGAG ATTGTCGCCGCGCGTCACCAAACCGTCCCATTCGATGTCGAAATCGCCGAGCAACGTGACGTCGCCGAAAGACGCGAAGAGTCACATCGACGCGGACGTAGACTGTTGGAAAAACCACCACGTAGATTCTCGATCGAAGCAGCACCCCCAAGAATGGGCCGACGAGAGACTCCTCGACAGATGCGGTGCGAACGC AAACTCCGTGACGGACTTGCAGTCCCATCTGTCTACCCTCGAACTGAGAGTAGCCAGAGAGACGCGACGGAGACTCTCCCTGGAAGACGAAGTGCGTCGCTTGAGAGACGAGAACCGTCGTTTACAGGACGAGAGCCACGCAGCCGCGCAACAGCTCCGACGCGTCACCGAGTGGTTCTTTCAGACGATAGATCATCAGTGA